The Paraburkholderia hospita DNA segment CTACTGGCGCGCGGCTCATGGTCGACGCGCTGTTGACGCATGGCGTCGAGCGCGTGTTCTGCGTGCCCGGCGAAAGTTTTCTGGCCGTACTCGATTCGTTGCACGACGAGGCTTCGCAGATTCGGACGGTCGTGTGCCGTCACGAAGCGGCCGCCGCCAACATGGCGGAAGCCGTCGGCAAGCTGACGGGCCGGCCGGGCATTGCAATCGTCACGCGCGGCCCGGGCGCGACGCACGCATCGATTGGCGTGCACACCGCGTTTCAGGATTCGACGCCGATGATCCTGCTGATCGGCCAATGCGCGCGCGAGCATCTGGACCGCGAGGCGTTCCAGGAAATCGACTATCGGCGCATGTTTGGACAGATGGCGAAGTGGGTCGCGCAGATCGACGACGCGCGCCGCATCCCCGAATACATGAGCCACGCGTTCCACACGGCGACATCGGGCCGTCCGGGTCCTGTCGTGCTGTCGCTGCCGGAAGACATGTTGAGCGACGCCTGCGCCGCGATGCCGGGCGCGCCCGCCTATCAGCGTGTTGCAGCAGCGCCCGCGCCGCAGCAGATCGAGCGTTTGCGCGGCCTGCTCGAAGGCGCGAAGAAACCGATGGTGATCGCAGGCGGCAGCGGCTGGACGCCGCAAGCATGCGAAGACTTGCGCACATTCATCGAAAACTGGCAGCTCCCGATCGGCCTCGCATTCCGCTTCCAGGACACGCTCGACAACGAGCATCCGAACTATGCGGGCGACGTCGGACTCGGCATCAACCCGGCACTTGCCAAACGTATTCAAGACGCGGACGTGCTGTTTGCGCTCGGTCCACGCCTGGGCGAAGCGACGACGAACGGCTACACGCTCTTCGACATTCCGAAGACGAAGCAGACGCTGATCCACGTTCACCAGGGCGCGGAAGAACTGGGCCGCGTCTATTCCGCCGATCTGCCGATTGTCTCCGGCATGCCAGAGATCGCGTCGATGCTGGCGCAACTGAAGCCGTCGACGAAACCCGTATGGGAAGGCGCGGCAAAAGAAGCGCACGACGCGTACCTCGAATGGCGCAAGCCGCGCA contains these protein-coding regions:
- a CDS encoding thiamine pyrophosphate-binding protein — protein: MSLSSDASNMTTGARLMVDALLTHGVERVFCVPGESFLAVLDSLHDEASQIRTVVCRHEAAAANMAEAVGKLTGRPGIAIVTRGPGATHASIGVHTAFQDSTPMILLIGQCAREHLDREAFQEIDYRRMFGQMAKWVAQIDDARRIPEYMSHAFHTATSGRPGPVVLSLPEDMLSDACAAMPGAPAYQRVAAAPAPQQIERLRGLLEGAKKPMVIAGGSGWTPQACEDLRTFIENWQLPIGLAFRFQDTLDNEHPNYAGDVGLGINPALAKRIQDADVLFALGPRLGEATTNGYTLFDIPKTKQTLIHVHQGAEELGRVYSADLPIVSGMPEIASMLAQLKPSTKPVWEGAAKEAHDAYLEWRKPRKIPGDVQLGEIMLQLREHLPKDAILTNGAGNYATWLHRHFAYRHFRSQLAPTSGAMGYGVPAAIAAKSLYPDRAVVAFAGDGCFMMSSSEIATAMQYDLAVIFIVVNNSQYGTIRMHQERHYPNRVHGTGLTNPDFAAFAKSFGAHGETVERTEDFMPAFKRAQESKKPAVIEIRLLQEASTPGATLEQVREQGKKLRGE